Sequence from the Chrysemys picta bellii isolate R12L10 chromosome 23, ASM1138683v2, whole genome shotgun sequence genome:
CTGCACACATGgtacagacccccccccctcccccaccgcgctGAGCAGAAGAAGGGGAGCCAGAGTTGCACACGCCATGAACCATGAGGGCACAGGATATGTGCAAGACAAACGCGCCCAGGTTGCTGCAGCCTGCCACCCCCAGACAAGACCTGCTTCTACTGGGCACTTCCAAGCCCTGAACTGGAGACCCCTGTCAGCAGTGCAGGGGATCACGTCCACAGGGGCTCTCCCCCAGGCCCTGACAGCAGGCGCTTCCGGCCCAAACTCTACTGCCCGGGCAGAGACGCTCACACCCAGCGCACGGCCCGACTGGGGTGCATCTGCAGGGCTGAGCACTGAGCAAGAGGCCGTGGGCTTCAGGTTACCCTACCCGGACAAGCGCCTGCCCGCCctttgaggcaggggctgtgcagAACAGCCCCACAGACTGGGGCATCCCACCCGTGCCCCcatctccctccatccccagcccAAAGACGTTCAGTGCAGCAGAGCTCtggagagcaggagcaggggacACTCGGCCAAGAAGAAATGTAGTGTGGTGGCCATggcagcagcatggggctgggGGAATTTGTGCCCTTGGCCCTCCCCACCAGGCCCCGTGGGAAACTGCCAGTGCCCGGCGGGATGGCTCTCAGCCTTACATCAACACACGCAGAGAGGCCACGCCGGgccatgggggcagggagaagagagacGCACGTTCGTGGGAGCCGGGTAAGCCCGCCGGCAGAGCGCCCTTTGGTACGAGGCAaggcccttcccttcccctcagcaGCCCCAGGCCCGGCAGCTCCGTTCTCTGCTGTCCATTGCACTAGTCACCAGCCTCAGGACGGGCGTGCGCGGCAcagagggggcagcagccagcgagggagggagggagctcagTCTGATTTCGTTACACGCTAACACTATAAAGGCACGTCCGCTTCACGGCAGCGCAGGAGTCCTGCTGTGGAGTTCGGCCCCGGCCGGCGGCCCGGCTGACAGGCCCCAGGACGGCTCCTGCCGGGCAGTATCCATGGGAACACTGGGCATGGCGGAGGCGGTTCTTCGTTACATGGGGAAGGGGCTGAGCAGTTCGGTGTCTAACGGccccggggagagtggggggaggagccccCTGGGCCCATCGCTCCAGGGGGCCCAGAGTATTTCCCGACGGACCCCAAACCCACGGTGAAGTCAGGCTCCCCTGCAGTGCGGCACGTCCCTGGCAGGGCGTGGGGAGCGCAGCCCCGTCAGGTCATGTAGCGGGTGATGGCTCTCAGCGCGTACAGCAGGGCCGCCTGCATCCGGGCCTCCAGCAGGAGCAGGTTCATGTGCACCTGGAACAGAAGGAGAGGGTGCTCAGGGGGAGACGTGCAGCGACATTGGGGCCTGCCAGCTCCCCTTCCTGCCACGAAACGGGAACGCGAGGGGAAGTTGGGATCCATCAGGGCCCGGGGAGAGCCTAGGACAGCAAACGGATGGAggatcccctctccccccggtgTAGGGCTGCACAATGgtcctggtgcttggggcggccactttggagaggggcggcacgtccagctgttcggcggcaagtccctcactcctgctcggagcgaagaacCTTCCGCCGAAtggccgccgcagatcgcgatcgcggctttttttgttttggttttttttggtttggctgcttggggcggccaaaaccctggagccggccctgactgggtCAGGCTGGGCACTGACTGGACAGAGGGCTCACTGCCAGGATCTGGGGAGATCTTCCAGCAGGGATCCTCCCCCCCATGCCAGTGCCACAACAGTGAGGGTAGGATGAGCACAGTGGCCTGGGCCAGTGGTAGCCCACTGGGGGCTCCAAGCAGGAATCGTTTCagggtcccgtccccccccccccgactaatAATTAACAGGGGGCCCCCActgagctgcttggggccctagCAATTGCTGAGCGCTGGCCCTCCCTGGGACCACCGTGGCCGTGACAAGCTGCTCCGCTTTGCTCAGTCGCTCCCCTCATTAAGCGAGGAGACCACCTCAGTGcctagccctgctcctggtgTCAGGGTTGCCCCCACGCCAGGGCAGTGAGGGGACGCACCTTCTCGGAGTGCTTGAAGTGTCTCCAGAAGTGGGTGTACATCCGCCTGGTGGCTTTCTCTGGGTAGCAGGCCACGGTTTTGATGTAGACTTTCAAGCTGCGCTCCAGGAGCTGGTTCACCTCCCCGTAGTCATAGTCGTCGTAtctaggaggggaggggagaatccaCATTACCCTGAGAGGAGACCAGGGCCACAGGGTCTcagcccagctcctcctcccttccttccctccccctccggcAGCCCTGGCGCCTGaactcccctccccatcacaacGGGTCTGCGTCCCGACCGCAGGGACAGGGCCTAGGAGCGAGATGACCCCAGCAGGCCATCCACACACAACTGTGCCCAGAGTAACTGGACCAAGACCACCAGCTTACTGCAGATGGGCAGGGCTTTGGTCACAGCTGCCCATTGGCTGGATTCGAACCAGGCCCCAAAGCCTGTTCCCAGGGACCCTCCGGTAAAAGCTCAGCTGGAGTATCTAGACAACAGGCCTGGGGCAACCAAggaaagaggggagaggagaagtggGTGTGTCTGAAGGCACCATGGGCTCAGCGGCTCCCCAGTTCCCTACCTGATGCCGAAGACGCAGTGAATGTAATTCCAGATGGCCCTGCGGAGCATGGTGGTGTCCACCCCGCTGTGCATGGCAATGGTGTTGTAGGTCAGGTTGTAGACGACCTGGAACTTCTCATCCAGCAACTGCCCCATGTCAGGGTACAGGCGGTTAATCAGCGAGTAGCCGTGGTCTTCCCAGGTGTAATCCTGCCAGGAGAAGGATGCTGGGACAGAGGCTCCAAGACCCCGACGGGAGCAAAGGGCCTGGCCCAGTACCCCATCCACAGGAGTGGGAGTCTCTCCGTGGGCTTGGGGTCAGGCCTCCAGAGAAAACATGAGCTTGGGGCATAGGACACAGCTCCCCAGAAAGGGACCGGCTGGTGATGGCTAACCCAGGGCCAGGCCCACAGACCGTTGCCAGCCCCAAGTATGGCCCCACAGTTCTCAACGGGATCAGAGGCCCCTCAGActgtcctgctgctcctgccctgctctggctccacgtctctcccctccccgcggCCGCCGGGCAGCTGTATCAGGGGAGCGCTGCCCGCAGGAGGTACCTGAGCTCGGAAGGTGGGTGGGGCCTGCTCTCCTTTCCTCGTGAAATCCTTGTATCCAAACTCCGGATCCTCCACGAAGCACAGGACGTTGGGAGGCAGAGCGTGCTCAGCAATGTCGACTGGATGGGACACAAAAGCCCACAGGGACGTTAGCGCCTATCGCTGCCCCGCGGCAAAGAGCCACCCAAGAAACCCCAGAGCCACCTCCCACGTTACTCCACAGCTGAGTCACCGGCACAGTCCTCTGCAGAGCAAACCTGCTGCCGTGATCTGCCCTAATGGGAGGTGCAATTAACGCACACCGCACTGTTCACCGATTACCCGTGAGATAATTACATCCGACAGCAGGAATCTGTGACAGCCCTTCCCCGCTCAGGGAGCGGAGCCAGTGtggagggagctgctggcagtCCCCCCAGGGACgattcctcccccctctcccgacAGCATCTGAGCATCATGCACCAGCACCATAGCAGAGAGGCCttgtccttcccaccccccaagcTAAGCCAGTGACAGGCTATGGCCCATGCAGAAGAGCCACCGAGCCCCTTTGGACCTGGCTGGGACGTGTGCCTCTGCCTCTCGCCCGCCCCATCCTCCCTCCTCACCCGAAGGGGCCACAAGCAAGCTCTCCGTCTTCTCCAGCTCGAAGCGGGTTTCCATCTCCTCCTGTgtgaccccctcctcctccagctggcaCTCCTGAAGCAGCTTCATCCTCGCCATCAGCACCTCCACCTCCTGCATGGCATCTTTGCCCTGGGCACGGGGAGAGAGCGAGCGGGCAGGGTCAGCACCAACAGCGGTTGGGAGAGGGATGCAGCCAACTTCATTCCAAGCACAAAACACCCCCTTTATCGAGGTGCGGAGAGGAGCCCTTGGAGGGACCACACGCCTGTTATCCAGAGCAATCAGCTGCTGGCAATGGGACGTTCTCTGGGGCTTCGTTCATCCCTACGGTGTGATGCCAAGCTGGCACTGTGCCCAACACTATTCAGGTACGACCCGGGGCCCTGTGCCTCTATCTATTGTGGGCTAGATTCTGTGCTGCACCCCTAAGGAGACACTGCAGAGAAGGCACAGCCCAAGGGAAGGGGCAAGTCACCTTTACACCTCCCAGATTGGACTCCAGGGCCTGGTGCAGCCACCAGTGTcacttagagcagccctgaggctgctctaatgtATGGTTTGCCTCCCCAGGCTGCCTATGGGTTGCGGAACCACCCTGAATAGCTGCAATGCAAAAGGTTCGAGCAACTTCTCCATCTTCTCACTAAGCCCCACTCCCAATCCACCCCTACACTGGGGTCTGTGAGGAAGGCCCGGTGGATGGCAGCCCTTGGATGCTCCTTGGGGCTGTAAGAGGCCATAAAGAAGCCACATCCGCAGAGCAGGCGTTGCAGCTGGGTCAGAGGCAGTTTGGGCGTTAGCCTGCTGCAATCTCAGCAGGAAGGGGGGTGCACCTGCTCTCCTGGGGTTTGGTTGGGGAagggtttgcagggctgcagaTTTAACCCCCTCCCTGGTAGTCGTTCGCACCAGGCTCCGGAACTAACTGCCGTGACCAGCACATGGAAAGCCTGGTAGCTGACTGGCCGAGCTCCAAACCCATCCACCCCATGACGGGACCACCAGGCAGCACCAGGAAACCCTTCCAGATTTTTCATGTCATAACTGCCTGGACCAGTCCCACTGTTTCAGGGGTCTGGAGGCAATGAACAGCGTGTTACCGAATGGAAGAACCCAGAGCAATTCCCAGGATGTCAAGCTCCAGGCCGGCGTGCTGAGAtcggggaggggtgggaggagagaagacCGACCCCTTCCCTAACCCCTAGCGTTCTGCAACCTCCATCCCAGCTCTTCCACGGCTGGGTGGGCGGCTCTACTGGACACCAGCTACGCATGGACAGGAGGGAAGCTCGAGGGCCCCCGACTTACGCTGGAGCCGCTCACTCCGTCCTCGGAGGCTGGGCTGCTGTCGCAGCTGCGTGGCGAAGGTGGCTGGAAGGCATGCCCCCCCTCCTGGTCGGTCTCCAGGTTGATGCCGCAGCCGAACACGAAGGAGGCGAGCGAGTGGTAGTGCGTGAGGAGCACCAGGGCCTGGATGAGCTCTGCCAGGGACCAGCTGTTCTCGCCTGTCTTCAGGAGGGCCTGAAATGCGCGCACACACATTCCCTggtcagctcttccccagaggggacACATGCGGCGAgtatatccccctcccccaacagaccCAGTGCGGGGCAGGtagaggggagcagggcagagaccaCGGCCAATCCTCAGCCCCCTTGTGCCCCATGCCTGTGTCAGCACCTCTGGTCGCAGAATCacaaaggggaggaggaaggagggcaaCAGGAAGGGCCTTCAGAAGGGTGGTGCCCCCCCTCATTCCTCCCCACAAGCCAGGAAACGCAGCTGCTCGCTCAGCTGAAGGAGAGCCCAGAGCCATAGGCTCCCCTCCCGCACTGCTCTGCATTCTTCAGTTCAGGGCGGCGCATCCCAGGTACGAGCAAGACACCaagctcccctttccccccttcactGCTGGGCCACAGAAGAGGGACAAGCAGCCCCTCAGGTTGCTTATTGCTGGGCATACACCACAGCTCCCCTTGCACTCACCTCTATGTGCTCCTTGGTGATGAGCCAGGGCCGGTGAGCCAGGATCTTGTTGATTTCGTTGAGGTTCCTCAGTTTctggggggcacagtgcaggCCTTGTAGCCAGCCCGGGTTCCCGCCCACCTTCAGGAACTCCGCCACGTGGAAGCCAACCAGGTAGGAACACTGGTGCCTGgccgctgcctgggggtgagggCAGAGGAGACAGCGACTATGGTAAGGACCTTTGAGATGGGAGAGAGCACATCACCTAGCCGGTTCTCCCCCGACCCAGGTCAGCCCAGGGCATTTCCCTTCTGCACAGTCTCCAGGGCCG
This genomic interval carries:
- the SESN2 gene encoding sestrin-2 isoform X1 — translated: MWVGGSYGGVPDANPLEELLQACLEEGAQTEQLRIPGYSGDLSDEDRGIKIPRQLGRGPSSFIPVEEILQEGTERAQRQLFIEAFVSAGRVDNITMVMGLHPEYLASFWKTQYLLLRLDGPLPYHKRHYIAIMAAARHQCSYLVGFHVAEFLKVGGNPGWLQGLHCAPQKLRNLNEINKILAHRPWLITKEHIEALLKTGENSWSLAELIQALVLLTHYHSLASFVFGCGINLETDQEGGHAFQPPSPRSCDSSPASEDGVSGSSGKDAMQEVEVLMARMKLLQECQLEEEGVTQEEMETRFELEKTESLLVAPSVDIAEHALPPNVLCFVEDPEFGYKDFTRKGEQAPPTFRAQDYTWEDHGYSLINRLYPDMGQLLDEKFQVVYNLTYNTIAMHSGVDTTMLRRAIWNYIHCVFGIRYDDYDYGEVNQLLERSLKVYIKTVACYPEKATRRMYTHFWRHFKHSEKVHMNLLLLEARMQAALLYALRAITRYMT
- the SESN2 gene encoding sestrin-2 isoform X3; protein product: MWVGGSYGGVPDANPLEELLQACLEEGAQTEQLRIPGYSGDLSDEDRGIKIPRQLGRGPSSFIPVEEILQEGTERAQRQLFIEAFVSAGRVDNITMVMGLHPEYLASFWKTQYLLLRLDGPLPYHKRHYIAIMAAARHQCSYLVGFHVAEFLKVGGNPGWLQGLHCAPQKLRNLNEINKILAHRPWLITKEHIEGKDAMQEVEVLMARMKLLQECQLEEEGVTQEEMETRFELEKTESLLVAPSVDIAEHALPPNVLCFVEDPEFGYKDFTRKGEQAPPTFRAQDYTWEDHGYSLINRLYPDMGQLLDEKFQVVYNLTYNTIAMHSGVDTTMLRRAIWNYIHCVFGIRYDDYDYGEVNQLLERSLKVYIKTVACYPEKATRRMYTHFWRHFKHSEKVHMNLLLLEARMQAALLYALRAITRYMT
- the SESN2 gene encoding sestrin-2 isoform X4; protein product: MIVAGSDCCGGTGIKGYLPCEQCGDLRTKEDRGIKIPRQLGRGPSSFIPVEEILQEGTERAQRQLFIEAFVSAGRVDNITMVMGLHPEYLASFWKTQYLLLRLDGPLPYHKRHYIAIMAAARHQCSYLVGFHVAEFLKVGGNPGWLQGLHCAPQKLRNLNEINKILAHRPWLITKEHIEGKDAMQEVEVLMARMKLLQECQLEEEGVTQEEMETRFELEKTESLLVAPSVDIAEHALPPNVLCFVEDPEFGYKDFTRKGEQAPPTFRAQDYTWEDHGYSLINRLYPDMGQLLDEKFQVVYNLTYNTIAMHSGVDTTMLRRAIWNYIHCVFGIRYDDYDYGEVNQLLERSLKVYIKTVACYPEKATRRMYTHFWRHFKHSEKVHMNLLLLEARMQAALLYALRAITRYMT
- the SESN2 gene encoding sestrin-2 isoform X2, which gives rise to MIVAGSDCCGGTGIKGYLPCEQCGDLRTKEDRGIKIPRQLGRGPSSFIPVEEILQEGTERAQRQLFIEAFVSAGRVDNITMVMGLHPEYLASFWKTQYLLLRLDGPLPYHKRHYIAIMAAARHQCSYLVGFHVAEFLKVGGNPGWLQGLHCAPQKLRNLNEINKILAHRPWLITKEHIEALLKTGENSWSLAELIQALVLLTHYHSLASFVFGCGINLETDQEGGHAFQPPSPRSCDSSPASEDGVSGSSGKDAMQEVEVLMARMKLLQECQLEEEGVTQEEMETRFELEKTESLLVAPSVDIAEHALPPNVLCFVEDPEFGYKDFTRKGEQAPPTFRAQDYTWEDHGYSLINRLYPDMGQLLDEKFQVVYNLTYNTIAMHSGVDTTMLRRAIWNYIHCVFGIRYDDYDYGEVNQLLERSLKVYIKTVACYPEKATRRMYTHFWRHFKHSEKVHMNLLLLEARMQAALLYALRAITRYMT